The Nocardioides salarius genome includes a region encoding these proteins:
- a CDS encoding LacI family DNA-binding transcriptional regulator — MQTPTLRDVAEAAGVHAATASRALNPGTRGLVNAETAKRVIKVAESLGYRPNPIARGLKTAKSGTIGLVIPDLTNPLFPPIVRGIEEVLEPAGYGGLIVNTDNDPGRERTLIESLRSRQVEGLIVATALVEHPLLEQLARERVQMVMVNRRPGGIDVPSITPDDAAGIALAVEHLASLGHRRIAHLAGPTSTSTGVTRARAFRSAVHDLSLDVDPALVVECSQWTEDAGAEALRGLLDAGQRPTAVVAGNDLIALGCYDVFAERGISCPDDVSVVGFNDMPFLDKLRPPLTTVAIPHQQIGAEAARLLLDAIAEPDRPARSVLLPLSLVVRGSTAPPR, encoded by the coding sequence GTGCAGACCCCGACGCTCCGCGACGTGGCCGAGGCCGCGGGGGTCCACGCGGCCACCGCCTCCCGCGCCCTCAACCCCGGCACCCGTGGCCTGGTCAACGCCGAGACCGCCAAGCGGGTGATCAAGGTGGCCGAGAGCCTGGGCTACCGGCCCAACCCGATCGCCCGCGGCCTCAAGACCGCCAAGTCGGGCACGATCGGCCTGGTCATCCCCGACCTCACCAACCCGTTGTTCCCCCCGATCGTGCGGGGCATCGAGGAGGTCCTCGAGCCGGCGGGCTACGGCGGGCTCATCGTCAACACCGACAACGACCCGGGCCGCGAGCGCACCCTCATCGAGTCGCTGCGCTCGCGACAGGTGGAGGGGCTGATCGTCGCCACCGCCCTGGTCGAGCACCCGCTGCTCGAGCAGCTGGCGCGCGAGCGGGTGCAGATGGTGATGGTCAACCGGCGCCCCGGCGGCATCGACGTCCCCTCGATCACCCCCGACGACGCCGCCGGCATCGCCCTCGCCGTCGAGCACCTCGCCTCGCTGGGCCACCGGCGCATCGCCCACCTGGCCGGGCCCACCTCGACCTCCACGGGCGTGACGCGCGCCCGGGCGTTCCGCAGCGCCGTGCACGACCTGTCCCTCGACGTCGACCCCGCCCTGGTCGTGGAGTGCTCGCAGTGGACCGAGGACGCGGGCGCCGAGGCGCTGCGCGGCCTGCTCGACGCCGGCCAGCGCCCGACCGCCGTGGTCGCGGGCAACGACCTGATCGCCCTGGGCTGCTACGACGTCTTCGCCGAGCGCGGCATCTCCTGCCCCGACGACGTCTCCGTGGTCGGCTTCAACGACATGCCCTTCCTCGACAAGCTGCGCCCGCCGCTGACCACGGTGGCCATCCCCCACCAGCAGATCGGCGCCGAGGCGGCGCGGCTGCTGCTCGACGCCATCGCCGAGCCCGACCGCCCGGCCCGCTCGGTGCTGCTGCCGCTGAGCCTGGTGGTGCGCGGCTCCACCGCCCCGCCCCGCTGA
- a CDS encoding fatty acid desaturase family protein, with protein sequence MTAITRKPENPIAHLSDADIEEIGARLDAIRQEVVDTRGADDAAYIRKVIDVQRKLELGSRAVLLASVFPPAWVLGTLGLSVAKILDNMEIGHNIMHGQWDWMRDPKIHSSTWEWDNATPSEAWKHSHNEVHHTYTNIVGKDNDLGYGIMRVDEDQRWVPMYLAQPLWNFINACFFEYGIAAYDLELGKNLRTPKHKRSEVFKANVKGTLGKIRKQATKDYVVHPALSIPTGSFLPTLAANATANLVRNLWTHSVIMCGHFPEGVETFEKKEIPVKETRGQWYVRQMLGSANISGSKAMHLMTGNLSHQIEHHLFPDLPSNRYAEVAVKVKALFDEYGLNYHEASLPAQVYSAWHKVVRLSLPNGWMATTNAKNLPSQLKLLYGMTTKGPKVRRAAQARLQQQARKLATAA encoded by the coding sequence ATGACTGCCATCACCCGCAAGCCCGAGAACCCCATCGCCCACCTCAGCGACGCCGACATCGAGGAGATCGGGGCACGCCTCGACGCGATCCGCCAGGAGGTCGTCGACACCCGCGGCGCCGACGACGCGGCGTACATCCGCAAGGTCATCGACGTGCAGCGCAAGCTCGAGCTGGGCTCGCGCGCGGTGCTGCTGGCCAGCGTCTTCCCGCCGGCCTGGGTGCTGGGCACCCTCGGACTGAGCGTGGCCAAGATCCTCGACAACATGGAGATCGGCCACAACATCATGCACGGCCAGTGGGACTGGATGCGCGACCCGAAGATCCACTCGAGCACCTGGGAGTGGGACAACGCCACCCCGAGCGAGGCGTGGAAGCACAGCCACAACGAGGTGCACCACACGTACACGAACATCGTGGGCAAGGACAACGACCTCGGCTACGGCATCATGCGCGTCGACGAGGACCAGCGCTGGGTGCCGATGTACCTCGCCCAGCCGCTGTGGAACTTCATCAACGCCTGCTTCTTCGAGTACGGCATCGCCGCCTACGACCTCGAGCTCGGCAAGAACCTGCGCACCCCCAAGCACAAGCGCTCCGAGGTCTTCAAGGCCAACGTCAAGGGCACCCTGGGCAAGATCCGCAAGCAGGCGACCAAGGACTACGTCGTGCACCCGGCGCTGTCGATCCCGACCGGCTCCTTCCTGCCGACCCTGGCCGCCAACGCCACCGCCAACCTGGTGCGCAACCTGTGGACGCACTCGGTGATCATGTGCGGCCACTTCCCCGAGGGCGTGGAGACCTTCGAGAAGAAGGAGATCCCGGTCAAGGAGACCCGGGGCCAGTGGTACGTGCGCCAGATGCTCGGCTCGGCCAACATCTCCGGCTCCAAGGCGATGCACCTGATGACCGGCAACCTCTCGCACCAGATCGAGCACCACCTCTTCCCCGACCTGCCCTCCAACCGGTACGCCGAGGTCGCGGTGAAGGTGAAGGCGCTCTTCGACGAGTACGGCCTGAACTACCACGAGGCCTCGCTGCCGGCGCAGGTCTACTCGGCCTGGCACAAGGTCGTGCGGCTCTCGCTGCCCAACGGCTGGATGGCCACCACCAACGCCAAGAACCTGCCCAGCCAGCTCAAGCTGCTCTACGGCATGACCACCAAGGGTCCCAAGGTGCGCCGCGCCGCGCAGGCCCGGCTGCAGCAGCAGGCGCGCAAGCTCGCCACCGCCGCCTGA
- a CDS encoding MFS transporter → MSTRAEAAAPPGPASPIRLLQTTAFVSTLDRFAMPPLLVAIAADMGAPLSSVVQAAGVYFLVYGLSQPFWGVVSDRLGRVRTMRLTLLLAGVCTIASALTGSPAALGAARGLAGGFFGAAYPATLIYLGDTVPAAVRQRDIARLMVGVALGTALASVGAGALADVASWRVTFVITGVASLALAWALHRLPEPVQEQRAPSPLQSLALIGRSRIGLLVLCFAFTEGAVLLGALTFLPPAIESVGASAALAGAVTGIYGVSVLISSWAVGRLSQTWHPSRLIGGGAVAGAVACVLMAISQQPVMGGVAVVLVGVAWTSMHSSLQTWATEVLPGARAVMVSFFAGSLFVGSAVCAVAVAGPAAAGDYTAVYAALAVLALPLGLAAAWARARWQRPAAPTSLG, encoded by the coding sequence TTGTCCACCCGCGCTGAGGCGGCGGCGCCACCCGGCCCGGCCTCGCCCATCCGGCTGCTGCAGACCACCGCCTTCGTCAGCACCCTCGACCGCTTCGCGATGCCGCCGCTGCTGGTGGCGATCGCCGCCGACATGGGTGCCCCGCTCTCGTCGGTGGTGCAGGCCGCCGGGGTCTACTTCCTCGTCTACGGGCTCTCCCAGCCCTTCTGGGGCGTGGTGTCCGACCGGCTGGGGCGGGTCCGGACGATGCGGCTGACCCTGCTGCTGGCCGGGGTGTGCACGATCGCCTCGGCCCTCACCGGCTCGCCGGCGGCCCTGGGCGCGGCCCGGGGCCTGGCCGGTGGCTTCTTCGGCGCCGCCTACCCCGCCACGCTGATCTACCTGGGCGACACGGTGCCGGCGGCCGTGCGGCAGCGCGACATCGCCCGGCTGATGGTCGGGGTCGCGCTCGGCACCGCGCTGGCCTCGGTGGGCGCCGGGGCGCTGGCCGACGTGGCGAGCTGGCGCGTGACGTTCGTGATCACCGGCGTGGCCTCGCTGGCCCTGGCCTGGGCGCTGCACCGCCTCCCCGAGCCGGTGCAGGAGCAGCGCGCGCCCTCGCCGCTGCAGTCGCTGGCGCTCATCGGCCGCTCCCGCATCGGGCTGCTCGTGCTCTGCTTCGCCTTCACCGAGGGCGCGGTGCTGCTCGGCGCGCTGACGTTCCTGCCCCCGGCGATCGAGAGCGTGGGGGCCTCGGCCGCCCTCGCCGGCGCGGTCACCGGCATCTACGGCGTCTCGGTGCTGATCAGCTCGTGGGCGGTCGGCCGCCTCTCCCAGACCTGGCACCCCAGCCGGCTGATCGGCGGCGGCGCTGTCGCCGGCGCCGTGGCCTGCGTCCTGATGGCCATCAGCCAGCAGCCGGTGATGGGCGGGGTCGCGGTGGTGCTGGTCGGGGTGGCCTGGACCTCGATGCACTCCTCGCTGCAGACCTGGGCCACCGAGGTGCTCCCGGGCGCCCGCGCGGTGATGGTCTCGTTCTTCGCCGGGTCGCTCTTCGTGGGCAGCGCGGTCTGCGCGGTGGCCGTCGCCGGGCCCGCGGCGGCCGGCGACTACACGGCCGTGTACGCCGCCCTCGCGGTGCTGGCGCTGCCGCTCGGGCTCGCCGCGGCCTGGGCCCGCGCGCGCTGGCAGCGCCCCGCGGCCCCGACGTCCCTAGGATGA
- a CDS encoding MFS transporter — protein MSPLSSYRRLIALAGPTYVLVAFLGRLPLAMSQLGTLLLVSTASGSYGLGGLSAGALAVANALGAPAAGSLADRIGQRPVVLVQSLLGATGLLLLVATVGGDAGDATVVAVAAATGLAMPQVGPLARVRWRPLTSGTGPQQRRLVDAAFSYEGAADEASFALGPALIGLAAVLVSPSGGLVTAAVLLAVFGSAFALDPSARLVPRPDATVHPGRLVSVVFVVLAAAQLLVGVLFGATQTGATVLATEAGQPGVAGLVHATLGVGSAVAGIATAYLPERIGHERRALVAALALAALSWPLLLVEGLLGATAVVLVLGCAVAPYMIAVFSLAERVVPRPRVGAAMTTLASATGIGYALGSSVAGRLADAHGSTAAFSVTVTTTLLATLLMATQQRRLRAATEAGSGRDEALASTPA, from the coding sequence GTGAGCCCCCTGTCCTCCTACCGGCGACTGATCGCCCTCGCCGGCCCCACCTACGTCCTGGTGGCGTTCCTGGGCCGCCTGCCGCTGGCGATGAGCCAGCTCGGCACCCTCCTGCTCGTCTCGACGGCGTCGGGCAGCTACGGCCTCGGCGGCCTCTCGGCCGGCGCACTGGCCGTGGCCAACGCCCTGGGCGCCCCGGCCGCCGGCTCGCTGGCCGACCGGATCGGCCAGCGCCCGGTCGTGCTCGTGCAGTCGCTGCTCGGCGCGACCGGCCTGCTGCTCCTCGTGGCGACAGTCGGCGGCGACGCCGGTGACGCGACCGTCGTCGCGGTCGCCGCGGCCACCGGCCTCGCGATGCCCCAGGTCGGACCGCTGGCGCGGGTGCGCTGGCGGCCGCTGACCAGCGGCACCGGCCCGCAGCAGCGCCGCCTGGTCGACGCCGCGTTCTCCTACGAGGGCGCGGCCGACGAGGCCTCCTTCGCGCTCGGCCCCGCCCTGATCGGCCTCGCCGCGGTGCTCGTCTCCCCCAGCGGTGGTCTGGTCACGGCCGCGGTGCTGCTGGCCGTCTTCGGCAGCGCCTTCGCCCTCGACCCCTCCGCCCGGCTGGTCCCCCGCCCCGACGCGACCGTCCACCCCGGGCGCCTGGTCAGCGTCGTGTTCGTCGTGCTCGCCGCCGCGCAGCTGCTCGTCGGGGTGCTCTTCGGCGCCACCCAGACCGGCGCCACGGTGCTGGCCACCGAGGCCGGGCAGCCGGGGGTCGCCGGCCTGGTGCACGCCACGCTGGGCGTCGGCAGCGCGGTGGCCGGCATCGCGACGGCGTACCTGCCCGAGCGGATCGGCCACGAGCGCCGCGCCCTGGTCGCCGCGCTGGCCCTGGCCGCGCTGAGCTGGCCGCTGCTGCTGGTCGAGGGCCTGCTGGGCGCCACCGCGGTGGTGCTGGTGCTGGGCTGCGCGGTCGCGCCCTACATGATCGCGGTCTTCTCGCTCGCCGAGCGCGTGGTGCCGCGACCGCGCGTGGGCGCGGCGATGACCACCCTGGCCAGCGCCACCGGCATCGGCTACGCCCTGGGCTCCTCGGTCGCGGGCCGGCTCGCCGACGCGCACGGCTCGACGGCCGCCTTCTCGGTCACCGTCACCACGACACTGCTGGCCACGCTCCTGATGGCCACCCAGCAGCGCCGCCTGCGCGCCGCGACCGAGGCCGGCAGCGGCCGCGACGAGGCTCTCGCCAGCACCCCCGCGTAG
- a CDS encoding alpha/beta hydrolase family protein: protein MDERVASAISHWGPRFTANGVTAGDFARVTSGVESWEQWCSAWTEKGAEHEALGRAALDEGRHRSAGEHLAQASVYHHFAKFVFVDDLEQMRAAHRRAVDCLTDALPHLDPPGRRVEVPFEDTRLVGVLRLPHGDGPHPVVVILPGLDSTKEELRTTEQGFLDRGLATLAVDGPGQGEAEYDLPIRGDWSPVAEALWTALGDLPEIDRGRLGVWGVSLGGYYAPRVAAALGERAAACVSLAGPFNFGECWDGLPQLTRDTFRVRAGVATDDEARQVALGLGMEPVAADVVAPLLIVFGRQDRLIPWQHAVRLRDAVSGPVELLMLEQGNHGCADLAPWHRPRTADWLAARLTGAPAPTISTDDTTDISTDPLTTKAG, encoded by the coding sequence ATGGATGAGCGGGTCGCGTCGGCGATCTCCCACTGGGGGCCCCGGTTCACCGCCAACGGCGTGACCGCGGGCGACTTCGCGCGGGTCACCAGCGGTGTCGAGAGCTGGGAGCAGTGGTGCTCGGCGTGGACCGAGAAGGGCGCCGAGCACGAGGCCCTGGGCCGCGCCGCGCTCGACGAGGGGCGGCACCGCTCGGCCGGCGAGCACCTCGCGCAGGCGTCGGTCTACCACCACTTCGCGAAGTTCGTCTTCGTCGACGACCTCGAGCAGATGCGCGCCGCGCACCGCCGGGCCGTGGACTGCCTCACCGACGCCCTGCCCCACCTCGACCCTCCGGGCCGACGGGTCGAGGTCCCCTTCGAGGACACCCGGCTCGTGGGCGTGCTGCGCCTGCCCCACGGCGACGGCCCGCACCCCGTCGTCGTGATACTGCCCGGCCTGGACTCGACCAAGGAGGAGCTGCGCACCACCGAGCAGGGCTTCCTCGACCGTGGCCTGGCCACGCTCGCCGTCGACGGCCCCGGCCAGGGGGAGGCGGAGTACGACCTGCCGATCCGTGGCGACTGGTCGCCGGTCGCCGAGGCGCTGTGGACCGCGCTGGGCGACCTGCCCGAGATCGACCGCGGCCGGCTGGGCGTGTGGGGCGTGAGCCTGGGCGGCTACTACGCCCCCCGCGTCGCCGCTGCGCTGGGCGAGCGGGCCGCGGCCTGCGTCTCCCTCGCCGGTCCCTTCAACTTCGGCGAGTGCTGGGACGGGCTGCCGCAGCTGACCCGCGACACCTTCCGGGTGCGCGCCGGCGTGGCCACGGACGACGAGGCCCGCCAGGTCGCCCTGGGCCTGGGCATGGAGCCGGTGGCCGCGGACGTGGTGGCCCCCCTCCTCATCGTCTTCGGGCGCCAGGACCGGCTGATCCCCTGGCAGCACGCCGTGCGGCTGCGCGACGCCGTCTCCGGGCCGGTCGAGCTGCTGATGCTCGAGCAGGGCAACCACGGGTGCGCCGACCTGGCGCCCTGGCACCGCCCCCGCACCGCCGACTGGCTGGCCGCCCGGCTGACCGGCGCTCCCGCCCCCACCATCTCCACCGACGACAC
- a CDS encoding ABC transporter substrate-binding protein: protein MTVTVVGSFTPSVLLDLAASTGQLREHGLDVEEVPVSSSPGQFRSLLDDELHVALTSPDNVMAYRFSPANPLGALADVRIVGAVDRGMGLGLYARPGLGRDDLAGARVGVDVPTSGFAFALYALADALGTSRDDYELLTLGSTPRRLEALLAGDCDVTMLNAGNELVAEAAGCVRLAGVERLGAYLGTVVAVAGERHLPEAEALVAALLATGRDVLEGRLDAEAAAAAAARLDLTPDLAARYVARMRSATEGLVPDGAVDRPALETLVRLRTTYQPVPAPGGGDVLDAALDEDSGLVHPR from the coding sequence GTGACTGTCACCGTCGTCGGCTCCTTCACCCCCTCCGTCCTCCTCGACCTCGCCGCCTCCACCGGGCAGCTGCGCGAGCACGGGCTCGACGTGGAGGAGGTGCCCGTCTCCTCCTCGCCCGGCCAGTTCCGCTCGCTGCTCGACGACGAGCTGCACGTGGCGCTGACCAGCCCCGACAACGTGATGGCCTACCGCTTCAGCCCCGCCAACCCCCTCGGCGCGCTCGCCGACGTGCGCATCGTGGGCGCCGTCGACCGCGGCATGGGCCTGGGGCTCTACGCCCGCCCGGGCCTGGGCCGCGACGACCTGGCCGGCGCCCGCGTGGGGGTCGACGTGCCCACCTCCGGCTTCGCCTTCGCCCTCTACGCCCTCGCCGACGCCCTGGGCACCTCCCGCGACGACTACGAGCTGCTCACGCTCGGCTCCACCCCGCGGCGCCTCGAGGCGCTGCTCGCCGGCGACTGCGACGTGACCATGCTCAACGCCGGCAACGAGCTGGTCGCCGAGGCCGCCGGCTGCGTGCGGCTGGCCGGGGTCGAGCGCCTGGGCGCCTACCTGGGCACCGTCGTGGCCGTCGCCGGCGAGCGCCACCTGCCCGAGGCCGAGGCACTGGTGGCGGCGTTGCTGGCCACCGGGCGCGACGTGCTCGAGGGGCGGCTCGACGCCGAGGCAGCCGCCGCCGCGGCCGCGCGCCTGGACCTCACCCCCGACCTCGCCGCCCGCTACGTCGCCCGGATGCGCAGCGCCACCGAGGGCCTGGTGCCCGACGGCGCGGTCGACCGGCCCGCGCTCGAGACGCTGGTGCGGCTGCGCACGACCTACCAGCCGGTGCCCGCCCCCGGCGGCGGCGACGTGCTCGACGCCGCCCTCGACGAGGACTCCGGGCTTGTCCACCCGCGCTGA